The Mycolicibacterium mageritense genome contains a region encoding:
- a CDS encoding MFS transporter, whose amino-acid sequence MNVWRTAGMPALLASAALGFTGFALLLPTAPMWAVRLGTDSFGAGLVNAVLMACTVVAQLLVGRLMRRVGWAVTLAIGLVLLGAPALVHMFAETLWAVLLLAALRGFGFGILTVCGVDGIAGLVPQEHRGRAVGAYGLAIAGPQFVLVPVAPWLAEQVSFDLVFLLAGAPLLGVPLVLMFGSPIPRPATRPRDHVVATRGLVITIGALVVVTASGGAILTFTPQFSGPATGFAALLVMTGMSALSRWRIGGIADRHGAGRFIAPMLYVAAGGLGLIAFGIPHSGAAVIAGALLIGTAYGALQSLTLVEAYAVTDTRAHGAVSVVWNVGFDAGTSLGSFAVGALAAGASFPAAFVVMAVGCALVGLAWPFTRGR is encoded by the coding sequence ATGAATGTGTGGCGCACCGCGGGTATGCCCGCACTCTTGGCGTCGGCGGCCCTCGGTTTCACGGGCTTTGCGCTGCTGCTGCCGACCGCGCCGATGTGGGCCGTGCGCCTGGGCACCGATTCGTTCGGAGCGGGTCTGGTCAACGCGGTCCTGATGGCGTGCACGGTGGTGGCGCAGCTCTTGGTGGGCCGGCTGATGCGGCGCGTCGGCTGGGCGGTCACGTTGGCGATCGGTCTCGTGCTGCTGGGCGCGCCCGCTCTCGTGCACATGTTCGCCGAAACCTTGTGGGCCGTGTTGTTGCTGGCGGCGTTGCGCGGGTTCGGGTTCGGCATTCTCACGGTGTGCGGTGTCGACGGCATCGCGGGCCTGGTTCCGCAGGAGCACCGCGGCCGTGCGGTCGGCGCGTACGGTCTCGCGATCGCCGGACCCCAGTTCGTGCTGGTTCCAGTGGCGCCCTGGCTCGCAGAGCAGGTCAGCTTCGACCTGGTATTCCTGCTCGCGGGTGCGCCGCTGTTGGGGGTGCCGCTCGTGCTGATGTTCGGGAGCCCGATCCCGCGTCCCGCCACCCGGCCTCGCGATCACGTCGTCGCGACCCGCGGCCTGGTCATCACGATCGGTGCCTTGGTGGTCGTGACCGCGTCCGGCGGCGCGATTCTCACGTTCACGCCGCAGTTCTCGGGTCCGGCGACGGGCTTCGCGGCGTTGTTGGTCATGACGGGGATGTCGGCGTTGAGTCGCTGGCGGATCGGCGGTATCGCCGACCGGCACGGTGCGGGCCGCTTCATCGCGCCGATGCTGTACGTGGCCGCGGGCGGCCTGGGCTTGATCGCATTCGGGATCCCGCACAGCGGTGCGGCCGTCATCGCGGGTGCGCTGCTGATCGGCACCGCGTACGGGGCCCTGCAGAGCTTGACGCTCGTCGAGGCGTACGCAGTCACGGATACACGTGCCCACGGCGCGGTGAGCGTGGTGTGGAACGTCGGCTTCGACGCGGGCACGAGCCTCGGGTCGTTCGCGGTCGGTGCCCTCGCCGCGGGCGCCTCGTTCCCAGCTGCGTTCGTGGTGATGGCGGTCGGGTGCGCACTCGTCGGTCTGGCCTGGCCTTTTACCCGCGGCAGGTAA
- a CDS encoding amidohydrolase family protein, producing MLIQHAAMLDGAVVDIRVGDRIEQIADTLAAQPGEDVLDAGLGTVIPGLHDHHMHLYSAAAEKDSVRIHATEVHGREELARILTAAVPGADGWIRAVGYHESVAGPLDRETLDAVTPPHPVRVQDRSGVLWTLNSAGLAAIGRPEHPDGRLRSADPLWQKTLPRRQTRLAAFSDLLCGYGVTGVTDATPGGDVPITGLRQRVHVLGSGKKILHDDDLDLDALTRWIADRHHAGRSVAVHCVTTAQLVVTMAALRAAGTAPGDRIEHAAMAPGDCLSDLVGLGVTVVTQPNFVAERGDEYRTDVPADEHDQLWRVASLLRAGVPVALSTDAPFGRSDPWAAMRAAVHRRTPSGVVLGPAERILPRTALTLFLGGAVHPARPRRIAPGQPGDLCVLSAPPGTVLAELDAGLVAATIVGGGVVFRR from the coding sequence ATGCTGATCCAACATGCAGCCATGCTGGACGGCGCGGTCGTCGACATCCGGGTGGGAGACCGCATCGAGCAGATCGCCGACACGCTCGCGGCGCAGCCCGGGGAAGATGTGCTCGACGCGGGGCTCGGCACCGTCATCCCGGGCCTGCATGACCACCATATGCATTTGTACTCCGCTGCAGCGGAGAAGGATTCGGTGCGGATCCATGCAACCGAGGTCCACGGCCGCGAAGAGCTGGCGCGCATCCTGACCGCGGCGGTGCCCGGTGCCGACGGGTGGATCCGAGCGGTCGGTTACCACGAGAGCGTGGCGGGCCCACTCGACCGCGAAACGCTCGATGCCGTGACACCACCGCACCCGGTGCGCGTGCAGGACCGCAGCGGCGTGCTGTGGACCCTCAACTCAGCAGGGCTGGCGGCGATCGGCCGGCCGGAGCACCCAGACGGCCGGTTGCGCAGTGCGGACCCTTTGTGGCAGAAAACGTTGCCGCGCAGGCAAACCCGGCTCGCCGCCTTCAGCGACCTGTTGTGTGGCTACGGCGTCACCGGTGTCACAGACGCCACTCCGGGCGGCGACGTCCCGATCACCGGGCTGCGTCAGCGCGTGCATGTGCTGGGGTCCGGCAAGAAGATCCTGCACGACGACGATCTCGACCTCGATGCGCTCACCAGATGGATCGCCGACCGGCATCACGCCGGGCGCTCCGTCGCCGTGCACTGTGTGACCACCGCGCAGCTCGTCGTCACCATGGCCGCGCTGCGCGCGGCGGGCACCGCGCCCGGCGACCGCATCGAGCACGCGGCCATGGCTCCCGGCGACTGCCTGTCCGACCTCGTGGGCCTCGGCGTGACCGTGGTGACCCAGCCGAACTTCGTCGCCGAACGCGGCGACGAGTACCGCACCGATGTGCCCGCCGACGAACACGATCAGTTGTGGCGCGTCGCGTCGCTGTTGCGAGCCGGCGTGCCCGTGGCGTTGTCGACCGACGCGCCGTTCGGCCGCAGCGACCCCTGGGCGGCGATGCGCGCGGCCGTGCACCGCCGCACGCCGTCGGGTGTCGTGCTCGGGCCGGCTGAACGGATCCTGCCGAGAACCGCGTTGACGCTGTTCCTCGGCGGCGCCGTGCATCCAGCCCGGCCCCGGCGGATCGCGCCGGGACAGCCGGGAGACCTGTGCGTGCTGTCGGCGCCGCCGGGCACGGTCCTGGCAGAACTGGACGCCGGGCTGGTCGCGGCCACCATCGTCGGCGGGGGCGTGGTGTTCCGCCGATGA
- a CDS encoding CoA transferase, producing MGSLGITAGVLTRAQQVADGFTAHTGVRVDAAEILTGRAALLGIAPRRRVSAGGATRLLAGDDGWGALTLSRPDDIAAVPALLHSDTVTPDPWPAVEAWTREHSVAELVERARLLGMPAAILAETPAAPPRIRPLAGGRRARPIADLLVADLSSMWAGPLCAQLLAQAGATVVKVEHPARPDGTRAGPRAFFDWMNSGKLSYAVTFDDAGLAQLLSVADVVIESSRPGALARRGLGPETATRPGRVWLRITGHGADQHADWVAFGDDAAVSGGLVGYHDGAPVFVGDAIADPLTGLEAARAVTASLAGGGAELIECVMASVAATYAGSPGGEPITATAVSPSLAAAALGADNETVRRMVSGRATC from the coding sequence ATGGGTTCGTTGGGGATCACCGCGGGCGTACTCACGCGCGCGCAACAGGTGGCCGACGGATTCACCGCACACACCGGGGTCAGGGTCGACGCCGCCGAGATACTCACCGGCCGCGCCGCGCTGCTCGGCATCGCGCCGCGGCGGCGGGTGTCCGCGGGCGGTGCGACGCGACTGCTGGCGGGAGACGACGGCTGGGGCGCCCTGACGTTGTCGCGGCCCGACGACATCGCCGCGGTGCCGGCCTTGTTGCACAGCGACACCGTGACGCCTGACCCCTGGCCGGCCGTCGAGGCGTGGACCCGCGAGCACAGCGTCGCAGAACTGGTCGAGCGCGCGCGACTGCTGGGCATGCCTGCCGCGATCTTGGCCGAAACACCCGCGGCGCCGCCGCGTATCCGCCCACTGGCCGGGGGCCGCCGGGCCCGGCCGATCGCGGACCTGCTCGTCGCGGATCTGTCCTCGATGTGGGCCGGTCCGCTGTGCGCTCAGCTGCTGGCGCAGGCCGGTGCCACCGTGGTGAAGGTCGAACACCCGGCCAGGCCCGACGGCACCCGGGCCGGCCCGCGCGCATTCTTCGACTGGATGAACAGCGGAAAGCTGTCGTATGCGGTGACTTTCGATGATGCCGGGCTCGCACAGCTGCTGTCCGTGGCCGACGTGGTGATCGAGTCGTCACGGCCGGGCGCCCTGGCCCGCCGCGGGCTCGGACCCGAAACAGCGACGCGGCCCGGCCGCGTGTGGCTGCGCATCACCGGCCACGGTGCCGACCAGCATGCCGACTGGGTGGCGTTCGGCGACGATGCGGCGGTGTCCGGGGGATTGGTCGGATATCACGACGGTGCACCGGTTTTCGTCGGTGACGCGATCGCCGACCCGCTCACGGGCCTCGAGGCCGCCCGAGCGGTCACCGCATCCCTGGCGGGCGGTGGCGCCGAACTGATCGAATGTGTGATGGCCTCGGTCGCCGCCACGTACGCTGGAAGCCCTGGCGGAGAACCGATTACGGCAACTGCAGTCTCCCCGTCGCTGGCCGCCGCCGCGCTGGGTGCCGACAACGAGACCGTGCGGCGCATGGTATCCGGAAGAGCGACATGCTGA
- a CDS encoding MaoC family dehydratase, with protein MTLTDGAAAVHQSILGDRLRLALDAELASAVTGAPGALAHPGLVCDVAIGQSTLVTQRVKANLFYRGLAFHRYPVIGDTLYTRTEVVGLKQNSTRPGRAPTGLAALRMTTVDQRDRPVLDFYRCAMLPLSGDIETGHADDLSAIGAAPAPDPTTGWNAGAFRARVPGPYFDPGVTGTVLRSTADVVSGAPELARLTLNIAATHHDWRSGGQRLVYGGHTIGLALAQASRLLPNLITVLRWESCDHTGPVHENDTVYSELHIESVEPRADGGVLNLRSSVYAAGGPDGGADRQVLDWRFSALQF; from the coding sequence ATGACGCTGACCGACGGCGCCGCGGCGGTTCATCAGTCGATCCTGGGCGATCGGCTCCGGCTGGCACTGGACGCCGAGCTCGCGAGCGCGGTCACCGGTGCTCCGGGCGCCCTGGCCCATCCGGGGTTGGTGTGCGATGTGGCGATCGGGCAGAGCACGTTGGTGACCCAGCGGGTCAAGGCCAACCTGTTCTACCGTGGGCTGGCCTTCCACCGCTATCCGGTGATCGGCGACACCCTGTACACCCGTACCGAAGTCGTTGGATTGAAACAGAATTCAACCAGGCCCGGGAGGGCCCCGACCGGGCTCGCGGCATTGCGCATGACAACCGTTGACCAGCGGGACCGTCCGGTGCTCGATTTCTACCGCTGTGCGATGCTCCCGCTGTCGGGTGACATCGAGACCGGGCACGCCGACGACCTGTCTGCGATCGGCGCCGCCCCCGCGCCGGACCCCACCACGGGCTGGAACGCCGGCGCATTCCGAGCCCGCGTACCCGGGCCGTACTTCGACCCCGGTGTGACCGGCACGGTGCTGCGCAGTACGGCCGATGTGGTCAGCGGTGCGCCCGAGCTGGCCCGACTCACCCTGAACATCGCGGCCACGCACCATGACTGGCGCTCCGGTGGCCAGCGTCTGGTGTATGGCGGGCACACCATCGGCCTGGCCCTCGCGCAGGCGAGCCGCCTGCTGCCCAACCTGATCACGGTGTTGCGCTGGGAATCGTGTGACCACACCGGCCCGGTGCACGAGAACGACACGGTCTACAGCGAACTGCACATCGAATCGGTCGAGCCGCGGGCCGACGGCGGCGTGCTCAACCTGCGATCGTCGGTCTATGCCGCGGGCGGGCCCGATGGCGGCGCGGATCGCCAGGTGCTCGACTGGCGGTTCAGTGCCCTGCAGTTCTGA
- a CDS encoding enoyl-CoA hydratase/isomerase family protein: MTVHELPAGIRVAVENADDDATFTLTEAPTGDRRKVTVPSISTALADLTARCTSWPQAAAVCDDVLRSVDPAGPTRPGVITESLAYSTLQAGPEFARWLAERGPAVAPRLPEPVQAERDGNTLYVRFNRPQRHNAFSTDARAALLEALEVARLDPSVDEVVLSGNGRSFCSGGDLAEFGTFDDPASAHLARTRHSPALMLDELTARLGLRCRADVHGQVLGSGLEMAAYCGRIRCDPHATLGLPELALGLIPGAGGTVSVTRRIGRWRTAYLVLSGQPIDAATALAWGLVDETTTI; the protein is encoded by the coding sequence GTGACGGTTCACGAGTTACCGGCCGGCATCCGCGTCGCCGTCGAAAACGCCGATGACGACGCGACGTTCACCCTGACCGAAGCCCCCACCGGCGACCGCCGCAAGGTCACGGTGCCTTCGATCTCCACAGCCCTCGCAGACCTCACCGCGCGCTGCACCAGTTGGCCGCAGGCCGCCGCGGTGTGTGACGACGTGCTGCGCAGCGTCGATCCGGCAGGACCGACCAGGCCGGGAGTCATCACCGAATCCCTCGCGTACTCCACGCTGCAGGCCGGTCCCGAATTCGCGCGGTGGCTCGCCGAACGCGGGCCCGCCGTCGCGCCGCGCCTTCCCGAACCCGTTCAGGCCGAACGCGACGGCAACACGCTCTACGTCCGGTTTAACCGCCCCCAACGGCACAACGCGTTCTCCACCGACGCCCGTGCGGCACTGCTGGAAGCCCTCGAGGTGGCCCGGTTGGACCCGTCGGTCGACGAGGTGGTGCTGAGCGGCAACGGCAGATCTTTCTGCAGCGGAGGCGATCTCGCCGAGTTCGGCACATTCGACGACCCGGCCAGTGCACACCTGGCCCGCACCCGGCACAGCCCGGCCTTGATGCTCGACGAGCTGACCGCTCGGCTGGGCCTGCGGTGCCGGGCCGACGTACACGGCCAGGTGCTCGGCAGCGGGTTGGAGATGGCCGCCTACTGCGGGCGCATCCGGTGCGATCCGCACGCCACCCTCGGACTCCCGGAGTTGGCTTTGGGCTTGATCCCCGGTGCGGGCGGCACCGTGAGCGTCACGCGCCGCATCGGCCGGTGGCGCACGGCCTACCTGGTGCTCTCGGGGCAGCCGATCGATGCGGCGACGGCACTGGCCTGGGGCCTGGTCGACGAGACGACCACGATCTAG
- the fadD4 gene encoding fatty-acid--CoA ligase FadD4, translating into MQIREHVGPENNGTKPAIILHPSGTVVTFDELEARANRLAHYFRDRGLREGDVVAILMENNEHIHAVMWAARRSGLYYVPINTHLTAAEAAYIVDNSGAKAIVGSAALKDVLTGLDKELPNGLPDILLIADGELDGWLRYPEVVAEQPDTPIDDEIEGDLLQYSSGTTGRPKGIKRELPHVPPAEHPGLMAALVGFWMQPDSVYLSPAPLYHTAPSVWSMQTQAAGITTVVLEKFDAEGCLEAIQKHKVTHGQFVPVMFTRLLKLPEDVRISYDVSSLQRVMHAAAPCPVEIKKQMIDWWGPIVDEYYASSEAIGATLITAEEWLTHPGSVGRAMTGIVHILDEDGNELPAGRAGEIFFEGGADFEYLNDAEKTKSSRDSHGWKTVGDIGYLDDDGYLYLTDRRHHMIISGGVNIYPQEAENMLVVHPKVMDAAVFGVPDDEMGQAVKGVVQTVDPADATPEFAEELLAWLRDRLSHYKCPRSISFEAQLPRTDTGKLFKQELINKYS; encoded by the coding sequence ATGCAGATCCGCGAGCACGTCGGCCCCGAGAACAATGGGACCAAGCCGGCGATCATCCTCCACCCGTCGGGCACCGTCGTGACGTTCGACGAGCTCGAGGCGCGGGCGAACCGGCTGGCGCATTACTTCCGTGATCGCGGGCTGCGCGAGGGCGATGTCGTCGCGATCCTCATGGAGAACAACGAGCACATCCATGCCGTGATGTGGGCCGCGCGCCGCAGCGGCCTCTACTACGTGCCGATCAACACGCACCTCACCGCCGCCGAAGCCGCCTACATCGTCGACAACAGCGGCGCCAAGGCGATCGTCGGCTCGGCCGCGCTCAAGGATGTCTTGACCGGGCTCGACAAGGAACTGCCCAATGGACTACCCGATATCCTGCTGATCGCCGACGGCGAGCTGGACGGCTGGCTGCGGTACCCGGAAGTCGTTGCGGAGCAACCGGATACCCCCATCGACGACGAGATCGAGGGCGATCTGCTGCAGTATTCGTCGGGTACCACGGGCCGGCCCAAGGGCATCAAACGCGAACTCCCACACGTTCCTCCGGCCGAGCACCCCGGCCTGATGGCTGCCCTGGTCGGCTTCTGGATGCAGCCCGACTCGGTCTATCTCAGCCCCGCACCGCTCTACCACACGGCGCCGTCGGTGTGGTCGATGCAGACGCAGGCCGCGGGCATCACGACCGTGGTGCTGGAGAAGTTCGACGCAGAAGGCTGCCTCGAAGCGATCCAGAAGCACAAGGTGACCCACGGCCAGTTCGTCCCGGTGATGTTCACGCGCTTGCTCAAACTCCCTGAGGACGTGCGCATTTCGTACGACGTGTCGAGCCTGCAGCGGGTCATGCACGCCGCCGCACCCTGTCCCGTGGAGATCAAGAAGCAGATGATCGACTGGTGGGGGCCGATCGTCGACGAGTACTACGCGTCGTCCGAGGCCATCGGCGCGACCCTGATCACCGCCGAAGAATGGCTCACGCACCCCGGTTCGGTCGGCCGGGCGATGACCGGCATCGTGCACATCCTCGACGAGGACGGCAACGAGCTGCCCGCAGGCCGGGCCGGGGAGATCTTCTTCGAGGGCGGTGCCGATTTCGAATACCTCAACGATGCCGAGAAAACCAAGTCGTCCCGCGATTCACACGGCTGGAAAACGGTGGGGGACATCGGCTATCTCGACGACGACGGCTACCTGTACCTCACCGACCGGCGCCACCACATGATCATCTCGGGTGGGGTGAACATCTATCCGCAGGAAGCCGAGAACATGCTCGTGGTCCATCCGAAGGTCATGGACGCCGCGGTGTTCGGTGTCCCCGACGACGAGATGGGTCAGGCCGTCAAAGGTGTGGTGCAGACCGTCGACCCAGCCGACGCCACGCCGGAGTTCGCCGAGGAACTGCTGGCATGGTTGCGCGACCGGCTGTCGCACTACAAGTGCCCCCGGTCGATCTCGTTCGAGGCCCAGCTGCCCCGCACCGATACCGGCAAGCTGTTCAAGCAGGAGCTGATAAACAAGTACTCGTGA
- a CDS encoding TetR/AcrR family transcriptional regulator: MAGPRERLIRSAIQLMREQGVHATGLTELLEHSRTARGSIYQHFPAGKTELMAQATLDAGRMITAKIEELTRSLPAEDVIQAFVAGWKQSLTESSFAAGCPIMAAAQAGPDALAVRDASAQVFADWARVIAESITSKGVDPATASTLGSFIVSSLEGAIIQCRSARSLQPLDDASAGLMLLLRGVGAD, translated from the coding sequence ATGGCAGGCCCGCGAGAACGGCTGATTCGCAGCGCCATTCAACTCATGCGTGAGCAGGGCGTGCACGCCACGGGCCTCACCGAGTTGCTCGAGCACAGCCGCACCGCTCGCGGATCCATCTACCAGCATTTTCCCGCCGGAAAGACTGAGCTGATGGCACAGGCGACACTCGACGCAGGGCGCATGATCACCGCCAAGATCGAGGAGTTGACCCGCTCGCTGCCTGCGGAAGACGTGATACAGGCGTTCGTGGCCGGGTGGAAACAGAGCCTCACCGAGAGCTCATTCGCTGCCGGATGCCCCATCATGGCGGCCGCGCAAGCCGGACCGGACGCGCTCGCGGTGCGTGACGCGTCGGCGCAAGTGTTTGCTGACTGGGCACGAGTGATCGCGGAATCGATCACATCGAAGGGCGTAGATCCCGCGACGGCCAGCACGCTCGGCAGCTTCATCGTCAGCTCGCTCGAAGGCGCCATCATCCAATGCCGGAGCGCGCGTTCGCTGCAGCCGCTCGACGATGCCAGCGCAGGCCTGATGTTGCTGCTGCGCGGTGTCGGCGCAGACTGA
- a CDS encoding MMPL family transporter has product MHDLAIFGKLARTCAKHAWWVLGLWLVLAGALNLAVPQLERTVAEHSAPFTPESPTTETLRQMSRDFGVPDTTAIGSIVVSSDRELGPADSAYYRDLVARLVADHDDVAYVLDTYGTPGLESLGMSPDGKAIHLIVATTGDVGSTRAHRSTENVRAAVEALPRPPGVDVHFTGAAPTLSDLFSAIDTSLAIITVVSVVLITLLLLAVYRSLLTAMIPLLTVGISLGVARPVVSWLGGHELLSVSNFTIALVTAMVLGAGTDYGIFLLANYHEGRRRGKSVDDSVTRSGAHTAGIVIASALTIAGAGMAMVFTKIGMFRTAGPPIALAIGITMAVSLTLTPAIMALWGRRGYAEPRPLDERRWRRRGAAIVRRAPALVAASLAFLLATSAVLFTFQPNIDENAMQLRATDSKQGYDAVYRHWGVNEAAPEFVTIRADHDMRNTNDLAALDLIAMAIGNLPQVAYVRSITRPDGKPLPETAIGSQTAQVGAGLADAHERVEQAIPQLRQLAAGVNQLHDGSANASTRLPELARGARELVDLTRNLLDTLESADRVANTLSDGSLDVATVVRTMSSTTDALTRAVDEISATRDKLAAPTAAVHAVFDPLTAAEPGPGCAADCMRARQAFADLDAATGGRALLAINGLTLAAPLVPERPVATALDALPDLRAGIKGLRAMLDQLGTRTPEQTRRQLTRLTAGITELTTGLAQLTTGLGQVKTGTDTMVALTTELSAGLDRAQDFLRRLSADTSGGAGRGFYLPEEGRTDPRFTAGQRLLISPDGRSARMMVVWAVNPYGAEAMGAVPDVIAAADNAATGTVLEHATISSTGLASLSQRHLDQTWHDFALFGVVAVVAVLLVLIVMLRSLVAPVLMIAAVVLSFGAAAGMSTLIWQHIIGISLDWSVFPVSFMALVAVGADYSMLFAARIREESHSGVISGIIRGFGSTGSVITTAGVVFAITMFALTSGTVLNLVQIGSTIGIGLLLDITVVRTYLVPAAMSLLGNRMWWPAH; this is encoded by the coding sequence ATGCATGATCTTGCGATCTTCGGCAAACTCGCGCGCACCTGTGCGAAACATGCGTGGTGGGTGCTCGGGCTGTGGCTGGTGCTCGCCGGCGCGCTCAACCTGGCAGTTCCGCAACTCGAACGCACGGTGGCCGAGCACTCGGCGCCCTTCACCCCCGAGAGTCCGACCACCGAAACCCTGCGGCAGATGTCGCGCGACTTCGGTGTCCCCGACACCACCGCGATCGGCAGCATCGTGGTGTCGAGCGACCGTGAACTCGGGCCTGCCGATTCGGCGTACTACCGCGATCTGGTAGCCCGCCTGGTGGCCGACCACGACGACGTCGCCTACGTGCTCGACACCTATGGCACACCGGGGTTGGAAAGCCTCGGCATGAGCCCGGACGGCAAGGCCATCCACCTCATCGTGGCGACCACGGGAGATGTCGGATCGACCCGTGCACACCGGTCGACCGAGAACGTGCGCGCCGCCGTCGAGGCACTGCCGCGCCCGCCGGGCGTGGACGTCCACTTCACCGGTGCCGCGCCGACGCTGTCGGATCTGTTCTCCGCGATCGACACCTCACTGGCCATCATCACCGTGGTCTCGGTCGTGCTGATCACGCTTTTGCTGCTGGCCGTGTACCGCTCGTTGCTGACCGCGATGATCCCGCTGCTCACCGTCGGCATCTCACTGGGTGTCGCACGTCCGGTCGTCTCGTGGCTGGGCGGTCACGAGCTGCTGTCGGTCTCGAACTTCACGATCGCCCTGGTGACCGCCATGGTGCTCGGCGCGGGCACCGACTACGGCATCTTCCTGCTCGCGAACTACCACGAGGGCCGGCGCCGCGGAAAGTCCGTCGACGACTCGGTCACGCGGTCCGGCGCGCACACTGCGGGAATCGTGATCGCGTCGGCGTTGACCATCGCCGGAGCGGGAATGGCCATGGTATTCACCAAGATCGGGATGTTCCGTACCGCTGGCCCACCGATCGCACTGGCGATCGGGATCACCATGGCGGTGAGTCTCACGCTCACGCCCGCGATCATGGCACTGTGGGGCCGGCGTGGCTATGCCGAGCCACGTCCGCTCGACGAGCGGCGGTGGCGCAGGCGCGGTGCGGCCATCGTGCGCCGCGCTCCCGCACTCGTCGCGGCATCGCTGGCATTCCTGCTGGCGACCAGCGCGGTGCTGTTCACGTTCCAACCGAACATCGACGAAAACGCCATGCAACTGCGGGCCACCGACAGCAAGCAGGGTTACGACGCCGTCTACCGGCACTGGGGCGTCAACGAGGCTGCGCCCGAATTCGTCACGATCCGAGCCGATCACGACATGCGCAACACCAACGACCTGGCCGCGCTGGATCTCATCGCGATGGCCATAGGCAACCTGCCGCAGGTCGCTTATGTCCGCTCGATCACCCGGCCCGACGGGAAACCGTTGCCCGAGACGGCAATCGGCTCACAGACCGCTCAGGTCGGCGCCGGCCTGGCCGATGCGCACGAGCGCGTCGAGCAGGCCATCCCACAACTCAGGCAACTCGCGGCCGGCGTCAACCAGCTTCACGACGGATCCGCGAACGCGTCCACCCGGCTGCCCGAGCTGGCCAGGGGCGCGCGTGAGCTCGTCGACCTCACCCGCAACCTGCTCGACACCCTGGAATCCGCGGACCGCGTCGCCAACACGCTGTCAGACGGCTCCCTCGACGTCGCGACCGTGGTCCGCACGATGTCGAGCACAACTGACGCGCTCACCCGGGCCGTCGACGAAATCAGCGCCACCCGCGACAAATTGGCTGCCCCGACTGCCGCGGTGCATGCGGTATTCGACCCGCTCACCGCTGCCGAACCCGGGCCGGGCTGTGCCGCGGACTGCATGCGGGCCAGGCAGGCGTTCGCCGACCTCGATGCGGCCACCGGTGGACGCGCATTGCTCGCGATCAACGGGCTCACGCTCGCAGCGCCGCTGGTTCCCGAACGCCCCGTCGCCACCGCGCTGGACGCCCTGCCGGATCTGCGGGCCGGCATCAAAGGGCTGCGAGCTATGCTCGACCAGCTCGGCACCCGCACCCCGGAACAGACGCGGCGGCAGCTCACCCGGCTGACGGCCGGAATCACCGAACTGACAACGGGTCTCGCTCAGCTCACCACAGGTCTGGGCCAGGTCAAGACCGGCACCGACACCATGGTGGCGCTGACCACCGAGCTCAGCGCGGGGCTCGACCGGGCCCAGGACTTCCTGCGCCGGCTGTCGGCCGACACCTCGGGCGGCGCGGGCCGGGGGTTCTATCTGCCCGAGGAGGGGCGCACCGACCCCAGGTTCACTGCCGGTCAGCGGCTGCTCATCTCACCGGACGGCCGCAGCGCGCGCATGATGGTGGTGTGGGCGGTGAACCCGTACGGTGCCGAGGCGATGGGCGCGGTGCCCGACGTCATCGCCGCCGCTGACAATGCCGCGACCGGGACCGTGTTGGAACACGCCACCATCTCCTCGACCGGCCTGGCCTCACTGTCCCAGCGTCATCTCGACCAAACCTGGCACGATTTCGCGCTTTTCGGTGTCGTGGCGGTGGTGGCCGTGCTGCTCGTGCTGATCGTGATGCTGCGCAGCCTGGTCGCGCCCGTGCTGATGATCGCCGCCGTGGTGTTGTCGTTCGGTGCCGCGGCGGGCATGTCCACCCTGATCTGGCAGCACATCATCGGCATCAGTCTGGATTGGTCGGTGTTCCCGGTGTCGTTCATGGCGCTGGTCGCGGTCGGCGCCGACTACAGCATGCTGTTCGCGGCGCGCATCCGGGAGGAGTCGCACAGCGGGGTGATCAGCGGCATCATCCGGGGGTTCGGCAGTACCGGCAGCGTGATCACCACGGCGGGTGTCGTTTTCGCGATCACGATGTTCGCGCTCACCAGTGGGACGGTGCTCAACCTCGTGCAGATCGGTTCCACGATCGGCATCGGCCTGCTGCTCGACATCACCGTGGTGCGTACCTATCTGGTGCCTGCCGCGATGAGCCTGCTGGGGAACCGGATGTGGTGGCCGGCCCACTGA
- a CDS encoding helix-turn-helix domain-containing protein, with the protein MTEYATIREVADHFDLPLSTLHYWERCGLVVPGRRAGQRIYDVEQVYRVALICLWRHDGRLSIEDIAELLAHRQHWQHTVIRRIGDIENRIDELTRARDYLSRLRDCRHGPDLVRCPDFRGGVSVPRSLQRSARPHRTVP; encoded by the coding sequence ATGACCGAGTACGCGACCATCCGCGAAGTCGCCGACCATTTCGACCTACCACTGTCGACGCTGCACTATTGGGAGCGATGCGGCCTCGTGGTGCCCGGTCGGCGGGCCGGACAGCGGATCTACGACGTCGAACAGGTGTACCGCGTCGCACTGATCTGCCTGTGGCGCCACGACGGACGGCTGTCGATCGAGGACATCGCCGAACTTCTGGCACACCGGCAACATTGGCAGCACACCGTCATTCGCCGGATCGGTGATATCGAGAACCGTATCGACGAGCTCACGCGGGCCCGCGACTACCTGAGCCGCCTGCGCGACTGCAGACACGGCCCCGACTTGGTGCGATGCCCCGATTTCCGGGGCGGTGTCAGCGTGCCGCGTTCGTTGCAGCGATCTGCGCGACCGCATCGTACTGTGCCATGA